The nucleotide window acagaatggcttgagttggaagggactataaaaatcatcttgttccaacccccatgccatggacagggacacctcccactagacgaGGTTGCTCAAgaactcatccagcctggtcaggaacacctacagggagggggcatctacgacctccctggacaacctgttccagtgtctcaccaccttcactgtaaagaatttcttcctaatgctgAGTCTAAAActcccctcctctagtttcaagccattgccccttgtcctatcagcaCAGGCCCTTaggaaaaatccctccccagctttattgtagcaactggaaggtctccctggagccttctccaggctgaacatacCTaagtccttcagcctgtcctcctaggagaggtgctccagccccctcatcatctttgtggcctcctctgcaccctctccaacagatgtggctctgtttctgctgccttttcccttcctctttggGTGCTGGGGTGAACCCCAGTGAACAATTTAAACAGtgggagcagaaggagaagcCTGGGTGGTGGAGAACAACATCTGCACCACAAAGCTGATGTAAGGAGCTATGTCTATCAAGCTAAAGAACAAAACCATCAGACAACAATCCTGGTGTCTCACCGTGTCTGCTCAGATCACAAAACCTCATCACTCAAAGGGACATTTGTAGCCAAAAGGTGACATGGGCTGAAACCTGGCTctcagagaggttgcagagtcacctagtctccttctctggggagattccaatcccacctggatgttgtgatcctgggcaacctgctctgggtaaccctgctttagcagaggagttggattggataatctccagaggtcccttccaacccaaccatgctgggattctgtggaaGATTCACTGAGGTGAAGGGACCCTGATCCATTTTGGTAGCCATGTGTGTCCCCAAAACTTCTACAAAGACTTCTTGAATTCACTCAGTGAAAACTCTTATGAGACCCCTTTTGGTGCTGGGGAACTCAGCAGAGGAGCACCAGCACTGAATGGGGCCAAGCTCTCTCTTCTTCTGCACACCAGCTTGACTTCTGGCATCACCCCACCAGCCCTGGCCACCCAGTTGACCTGCGAGTGCCCTTCCCAAGTCTCCAAGCAGTCAAAATCTTCCTGGAGTCCAATAATATCTCCTACAGCATCATGATCGAGGACGTGCAAGTAAGAGCTGTGGTGGGAAGCAGGATGAGCTCCTGCACTTCAGTCCTAGGAAAAGGTCCAAAAAGTTGGTAACCACAGGAGGATGGAAGAGAAACCAAACCACCTCCTCCTTCCAGTTTCTTTCgtgggtttctttttcctctcctcaacAGGAATTATTGGATGACGAAAAGAAAACCATGATGAAGTCCAGGAGGGTAGACAGGAGCACCAGCACGTTCGATTTTGCCTCCTACCACACTCTAGATGAGGTACTTTGCCCTTCAGAACATTGGTTTTGTCCGGCTGAGGTCACACTCAACGCATGCCATGGTTGCATCCAGGTGGAGATGTTTGTGGTATAGCAGAAGCCCCTGCCTGGGACATGTCTCTCCTTCTTGGCTGGAGGTCTCAGCTCAGCCAGGAGACCAGGCAACCTTCTACATGCAGCATGGcctctcccagcacctccctaCCTTACTACAAGTCATCTGCAACTTCATTTTGGAGGTCAAACCCTGTGCATGGAGCTCAGTGGGTTGACTGATGAATGCTCTGATGGCGttaggggacctcagagcttctccccaccaccaccattcaCTTTGCTTTTGCAAAAGCCTTTGTGATGTGCACCTCCCTGCTTGCACAGAGGTCCAAGCACCTGATCTTCTACAGAGAAGCACCAGGTCTTCTCTGAAAAAGCTCTCAGCTtaagaaagacatggagctgctcaagcaggtccagaggaggcccaaAAGATGAttggagggctggaacacctctgctgtgaggacaagaTGAGGAAATGGGGTTGGACGGGACTTTGAGCAACCCGGtcttagtggaaggtgtccctgcccccatgggttggacaagatgatctttaagatcccttccaacccaaaccattctatgatgatagaatcatagaactgttacggttgaagagatctccaagatcattgaggccaactttcaatctaagaccaccattaaaccatgtcctgaagtgccacaatGATGATGTTGTTGCCTCTGTTGCTGGATAACTAAAAACCAAAAGGAAAGCCAGAGTGAGCCTCATGCCccaacagcagctcctttcAGATCTATGACTGGATGGACATCCTGGTGGACAATCATCCCAGCCTCATTAGCAAGATACAGATTGGGCAGAGCTATGAGAACAGACCCCTGTATGTGCTGAAGGTGGGTATGAGGGACACCTTCACCTTGCCCAGCCCTGGGTGGGCGTGGGGCTGaagtcctctcctctccataCAGTTCAGCACTGGTGGATCCAACCGGCCAGCCATCTGGTTGGACACTGGCATCCATGCACGGGAATGGATCACCCCAGCCACCGGCATCTGGACGGCTAACAAGGTAGCCATGTGCCATGGGACCTCGGTTCTTACCCTCAGCCCTTTCTAACACCTCCCACCGTGCTGCTGGGTTGCATCGCTGAGGAGCATCAAGGCAACTCCCACTCCTCTTCCCATGCAGATTGCTGAGGAGCACGGCCAGAACTCCTCTGTCACCACTATCCTGGACAGCATGGACATTTTCTTTGAGATTGTCACCAACCCTGATGGCTTTGCCTTCACCCACAACTCTGTGAGTGCAGGGACTCCGTGAGGTGGAGCTTGGTCCAGGGCTTGTAGCCAGCAACCCTGGCCACCCGAGGGTTTTGGATGTTCCTTCCCATGCAGGACAGTGGTAGAGGCGGTTTCCATCCATCCGTGGAGGCGCTTGGGCAGGAGGGCATCCTCTGTCCCTCGAGGGGTGGGATTCACATCCCTGTGATGGTCTCACTCCCATCTGCTCCTAGGACCGCTTGTGGCGCAAGACAAGGTCCACCAACGCCGGCTCCCACTGCGTCGGTGTCGACCCTAACCGAAACTGGGGCGCGGGCTTCGGAGGTGAGAGCTGGGCCACCAGGTCCCCACCAGCTGCCTCTTGCTTGTGCCTCAAAGCATCCAAACCTTCTGCTAGGAAGGAGAAACCCAGGGGCTAGGAACCCCTCCTTGGGGCAATTTCTTTGCACTGTGCCTCTTCCACCGtgccccaggctctggctccagcGGCAATCCCTGCTCTGAGACCTACCGTGGTCCTTATGCTCACTCTGAGAGGGAAGTGAAAGCCATCGTGGACTTCATCCGTGGCCATGGCAATGTGAAATCAGTCATCTCCATCCACAGCTACTCCCAGATGCTCCTTTTCCCCTATGGCTACAAGACAGCACCTGTGCCTGACCACCAGGAACTGGTGAGATGACCCCAAAATGTAgatgtggggctgtgagcaccAGAGTTGATGGGAAAGTCAGATCAGATCACTCTGAGACCCTTTCTGCTCCTCTTGTTAGGTGCAACCTGCACATTGAAGCCCATCAGCTGCTTCCTAGAGGGTGGGTGATTGCAAGGTCTTCTCATCCACCGAGAATTAAGGGTGTTTTGGGCAAAGcaagagcagaggggttgggctctaCGATGCTGGACTCTAGACATTGCTGCCCTGGGCCTTCTGCTGCCCCAGGATCTTGGTCTCACCACTTTTGGCCTCTCCCTTGCAGAATGAATTGGCTAAAAAGGCGGTGAGCGACTTGGCCACCTTGTACGGGACGAAATACACCTATGGCAGCATGGTGGACACCATCTGTaagtcttcctcctcctccacactgTGTCCACCCAGAACACTCAACTTTGGGGTcacatctcccctcctctccttgcagACATGGCTGATGGGACCAGCATTGACTGGGCCTACAACAATGGGGTGAAATATGCCTTCAGCTTCGAGCTGAGGGACACAGGACGCTATGgcttcctcctgcccagcacccagaTCATCCCCACTGCTACTGAGACCTGGCCAGCACTGCTGGACATCATGGTCCATGTCCTGGAGCACCCATACTGAATCCAGCTTCTCCTGTGCTGTCCCCTCAATAAATAATCCTGGAGATCTTATGGTTTAAGGATGCAACCTCTGGTTTTTCATGCTAGACCTCAAAAGAACGctgaaaatgtttatttctcCACCTCATAGCTTTGGTCCTTCCAGTCCTCACCCTTTGGGGTCAACAGCCCTGAAGAACCtgggaggagatggcctcaagttgcaccacagAAGGGTGCaacttaggttggatattaggaaaaagagaaaaagtggTCAGCCaatggaataggctgcccagggaggtggtggagtcaccatctctggaggtgttcaagaaacatgtggaggTGGCACtcggggacatggtttagtgggcataaTGATGCTGATAgatagacttgatgatcttagagatcttatccaaccttaatgattctatgatcctatgagaTGGGTGGTTTGGTATGGGACCCCTGTTTCGGGGTGCTGATGTAGTAGTGGCAACCCCTGATAACAGGGTCCCATTGGGTGAAAAACAAGGCAGGAACCCTGCTGCTGCATAAGGAGATTGcaggaagtttgctgatgatacaaaactgggggggttgctgaccaccccatcaggctgtgtagccatccaacaagatctggacagactgaagagctgggtgcaggcaaacctcatgaagttcagtaaggacaagtgcagggttctgaaTAACACCAGGTACCactacaggttaggggctgccctgctggaaagcagctccatagagaaagaccttggggtcctagtggacagcaaatCCTCCATGGCACAACAACGTGCCTCTCTGGCCAAGAgaaccaatggcatcctgcagtgcatcaagaaaagtgtgtccagcaagtctagggaggttcttcttcccttctactctgccctggtgagaccactcctggaatattgtgtccagtttggggctccccagttcaagagagacagagacctgctggagagaatccaacagagagccatgaggatgattaggggacttgagcacctcccctctgaagagagactgagagccctggggctgtttagtcttgaaaagagaagactga belongs to Indicator indicator isolate 239-I01 chromosome 3, UM_Iind_1.1, whole genome shotgun sequence and includes:
- the LOC128980919 gene encoding carboxypeptidase A1-like, which encodes MSLGAETCLHPLPMKFLLIFSILVSATCNEKLFVGDQVLRIMASNEAQITLLKLLGEQEELQLDFWHHPTSPGHPVDLRVPFPSLQAVKIFLESNNISYSIMIEDVQELLDDEKKTMMKSRRVDRSTSTFDFASYHTLDEIYDWMDILVDNHPSLISKIQIGQSYENRPLYVLKFSTGGSNRPAIWLDTGIHAREWITPATGIWTANKIAEEHGQNSSVTTILDSMDIFFEIVTNPDGFAFTHNSDRLWRKTRSTNAGSHCVGVDPNRNWGAGFGGSGSSGNPCSETYRGPYAHSEREVKAIVDFIRGHGNVKSVISIHSYSQMLLFPYGYKTAPVPDHQELNELAKKAVSDLATLYGTKYTYGSMVDTIYMADGTSIDWAYNNGVKYAFSFELRDTGRYGFLLPSTQIIPTATETWPALLDIMVHVLEHPY